The window CACCAGACCGTGTAGCTGTCAATGAGGCTATCGAACTAGCCAAAGAATTCTCAGATGAATCCTCAGCCAAATTTATCAATGGTGTTTTGAGCAAATTTATAAAAGAAGAAGCCTAAATGGTTTCTTCTTTTATGTTTGACAAACAAAAAACAGTACCTGATTGATGTCAAGTACTGTTCTTTTTATATACTGCCTCCTGCTAGCAGGGATACTGGCAAGATATAATTATGTTTGCTTAATTCCTTACCCTCAATTTTCTCAATCAATAAGTCAACCATTAGTTTTGCAATATCCTCTAGGGGTTGCTTAATCGTTGTCAGTTGAGGATAGTAGTTTTCAATAAAGTGGGTTCCATCATAGCCAATCAGTTTAAGTTCTTGTGGAATGGACAGATTGAGTGAACGTGCCACATTCCAGACCAGCATAGCAGTAGCATCACCTGACACGAAAATACCATCTGGTTGATGTTTTTCAATAATCGTACGGATTTCCATTTCTTTTCTAACGGGGGAGAAATCACTGGAAACGTGGTAGACTATGGCATCTGGAAGGATGGAGAGAAATCCTAATTGCCGGAGCCCGGTTGGTGAGTTGGAATCGTCATTACCAGAAATCATAATAGGTCGCTGGCACCCAGCCTTTTTCAATGTTTTGGCAGCAAGTACACCGCCAGCATGGTTATCAGAAGATACCACTGGGATGGAAGGGGACAGGTTGCGGTCGAAGGCTATGATGGGAGCAGACACTCGATCATAATCCTTGATACCCAAGTTATGACTACCAGAGATAATTCCATCTACCTGGTTGGCTGCCAACATTTCCAGATATTCTCTTTCCTTCTCAGATTCGTGTTGGCTATTGCAAATAATCGTCTTGTAGCCCCGATTGAAGAGCTGGCTTTCTAAATGGCTAATTAACTCGGCATAAAATATGTTGTTGATATTAGGGAAAATCAAGCCAACCAACTTAGCTGACTTTCCTTGCAAACTACGAGCTAAGTTATTGGGCTTGTAGCCTAATTCTCGCATAGCTTCCTCAACCTTGCGGACCGTTTTTTCCGATAAATAGCCTTTTTTATTGATGACACGAGAAACCGTTGTCGGACTAACTCCGGCTAACTGTGCGACATCAGTTAGTTTTGCGACCATAATCTAAATGGTAGTAGGTTCCAGTTGGGTTTCCAGCAGTGATGGCAATACCATTTTGATCTGCATCAGGGAAAACGCGACCAGAAAATACTTTTTCTCCTTTATTGATGAAAATTTCAAAGACAGACTTGTCGATGAAGATATTGGCAGTAAGCGCTCCAGGCTCAATATCACAAGCTCGACTTGTGCCAAAATCAAGAGCAAATGGCTGACCACAATGTTCGCGGTCTAGCGTAATCTGTCCATTTTCTGTATCGACAGTCAAGATTAGACCCTTGTTTTCTTCATTTGCGAAAAGCACAAGTTCATGTTTGCTTCCAGCAGCAAATTCAAGTTCTAATTCATAAACATTGTTGGTTTCTTTTTGGTTTGAAAATGGCTGCGCTTCTTGACGAAGGCTGGTGATAGCTTCGACTGGATACTGGTAAAGTTTGCCGTCCTTGATAGACAATTCTTTGACCAAGGACAAGCAACCTTGATAATCATAAGCATCAGTTGGGTACTCTACATCAGGAAGGGCCAACCAGCTGACTGATAAAGTGCGACCATCAGGAGCGTTGAAGGCCTGGGTT is drawn from Streptococcus sp. 29892 and contains these coding sequences:
- a CDS encoding LacI family DNA-binding transcriptional regulator, whose protein sequence is MVAKLTDVAQLAGVSPTTVSRVINKKGYLSEKTVRKVEEAMRELGYKPNNLARSLQGKSAKLVGLIFPNINNIFYAELISHLESQLFNRGYKTIICNSQHESEKEREYLEMLAANQVDGIISGSHNLGIKDYDRVSAPIIAFDRNLSPSIPVVSSDNHAGGVLAAKTLKKAGCQRPIMISGNDDSNSPTGLRQLGFLSILPDAIVYHVSSDFSPVRKEMEIRTIIEKHQPDGIFVSGDATAMLVWNVARSLNLSIPQELKLIGYDGTHFIENYYPQLTTIKQPLEDIAKLMVDLLIEKIEGKELSKHNYILPVSLLAGGSI